In Parasegetibacter sp. NRK P23, a single genomic region encodes these proteins:
- a CDS encoding HigA family addiction module antitoxin → MAKQNQYFPQSVPHPGETLAEKLEEMEMGPKEFALRTGKPEKTIIAVMKGESSITPDMAVQFENVTKIPAHFWMNHQRGYDEFIAREKRKTAIDEAVVWAKQFPLSDMIKKAWLPPVTTIQEKTMEMLAFFGFSNHTAWEDYYFKQQLKVAFRISLAQTNEPYAISAWLRKGELQAAELEANDYSEKKFKEALPQIKSIMAAHPEGFFNQLQNICLEAGVKVVHTPCINKAPISGSTRWLNDTPFIQLTGRYNRNDSFWFTFFHEAGHILLHGKKDIFLEKVEYSDKDLEKELEADEFACKWTLTEDEEAEILDAAPLSKDDIRAFAKQFNTHPAIIIGRLQHKKLIPYSLGREYFEAVIFE, encoded by the coding sequence ATGGCTAAGCAGAATCAATATTTCCCACAATCAGTTCCGCATCCTGGTGAAACCTTAGCCGAAAAGCTGGAAGAAATGGAAATGGGGCCTAAAGAATTTGCTCTCCGAACTGGCAAGCCGGAAAAAACCATTATTGCTGTAATGAAAGGCGAAAGCTCCATTACACCCGATATGGCGGTGCAGTTTGAAAATGTAACCAAAATTCCAGCCCATTTTTGGATGAACCACCAGCGGGGCTACGATGAGTTTATAGCAAGAGAGAAACGCAAAACAGCCATTGATGAAGCCGTGGTATGGGCAAAGCAATTTCCGCTGTCAGATATGATAAAAAAAGCCTGGTTGCCACCCGTTACCACTATTCAAGAAAAAACAATGGAGATGCTGGCATTCTTTGGTTTCAGTAATCATACCGCCTGGGAAGATTATTATTTCAAACAGCAGTTGAAAGTGGCTTTCCGCATTTCGCTGGCTCAAACCAACGAGCCTTATGCCATATCCGCATGGCTTCGCAAAGGTGAATTGCAGGCAGCCGAACTGGAAGCAAACGACTATTCAGAAAAGAAGTTCAAAGAAGCGCTGCCGCAGATAAAATCTATCATGGCAGCACATCCCGAAGGTTTCTTTAACCAGTTACAAAACATCTGCCTCGAAGCAGGGGTTAAAGTGGTACATACCCCCTGCATCAATAAAGCACCTATCAGCGGTTCTACCCGTTGGTTAAATGATACTCCTTTTATACAGCTAACGGGCCGCTACAACCGCAACGATAGTTTCTGGTTCACCTTCTTTCACGAAGCCGGACATATTCTCTTACATGGTAAAAAAGACATTTTCTTAGAGAAGGTGGAGTATTCCGATAAAGACCTGGAAAAAGAACTGGAAGCAGATGAATTTGCCTGTAAGTGGACATTAACCGAAGACGAAGAAGCAGAAATATTAGATGCGGCCCCACTCAGCAAAGACGACATCAGGGCTTTTGCCAAACAGTTCAATACCCATCCTGCCATCATTATTGGCAGGTTGCAGCATAAGAAGTTAATACCTTACTCACTGGGCCGTGAATATTTTGAGGCGGTAATATTTGAATAA
- a CDS encoding type II toxin-antitoxin system RelE/ParE family toxin — MKITFADKKLEKLVNDDRKMLRELGKLRAEKIKARLAQLRFATTLEDVRYLPGNYHELTSNRKGKWACDLDQPYRLVFTPHENPIPTNEDGQYIWLEIAGVEVIEIINYHKEK; from the coding sequence GTGAAAATTACTTTTGCAGATAAGAAATTGGAAAAACTGGTTAATGATGACCGGAAGATGCTAAGGGAGCTTGGTAAGCTCCGGGCTGAGAAGATTAAGGCGAGGCTGGCACAGCTGCGATTTGCCACCACCCTTGAAGACGTAAGATACTTGCCCGGCAATTACCACGAACTCACCAGTAACCGCAAAGGGAAATGGGCTTGCGACTTAGACCAGCCATACCGGTTGGTTTTCACTCCCCACGAAAATCCTATCCCCACCAATGAAGACGGGCAATACATCTGGTTAGAGATCGCAGGCGTAGAAGTAATTGAAATTATAAATTACCATAAAGAGAAATGA
- the mnmE gene encoding tRNA uridine-5-carboxymethylaminomethyl(34) synthesis GTPase MnmE, which translates to MNKLSGWNDTIVALSTPQGIGAIGVIRLSGTEAWQIVNRLFPSKDILRQPTHTLHVGFLKHNDQVLDEAVVALFKGPRSYTGEDVVELSCHGSPYILEQVINACVTEGARMAKPGEFTQRAFLNGKLDLTQAEAVADLIASNSAAAHHTALHNIRGGFSAVLKDLRDELIQFSALIELELDFSQEDVEFADRTRLYELITHAQSVTGQLIQSFRLGNVIKNGIQVAIIGKPNAGKSTLLNALLNENRAIVSDIAGTTRDTIEEVLNIEGVLFRLIDTAGIRDHTADAIEMIGVEKSREKMRSADLVLYLFDVNDTVQEVASAVKEIEATGTPYVLLGNKADTLPEATLKEKFSSLKVLFLSAKHVLNIESLKKRLVDAVISGDLGSEDTIVTNARHYQALQQVAAALSDTKNGMDNGLPGDLLALDIRRCLHFIGEITGEINTEDKLDYIFSKFCIGK; encoded by the coding sequence ATGAACAAACTTTCCGGCTGGAACGACACCATCGTAGCATTATCCACCCCCCAGGGCATCGGGGCCATCGGCGTGATCCGGTTAAGCGGAACGGAGGCCTGGCAAATCGTAAACCGCCTGTTCCCTTCCAAAGATATCCTTCGGCAGCCAACGCACACCCTTCATGTCGGGTTCCTGAAACACAACGACCAGGTGCTGGACGAAGCCGTGGTGGCTTTATTCAAAGGCCCGCGCTCCTATACCGGGGAAGATGTGGTGGAGCTGTCCTGCCATGGCTCGCCCTATATCCTGGAGCAGGTCATCAACGCCTGCGTAACTGAAGGGGCCAGGATGGCCAAACCCGGAGAGTTCACCCAACGTGCCTTCCTGAACGGAAAACTGGACCTCACACAGGCCGAAGCCGTAGCCGACCTCATCGCCAGCAACTCCGCCGCCGCGCACCATACCGCCCTGCACAACATCAGGGGCGGCTTCTCCGCCGTGCTGAAAGACCTGCGCGATGAACTCATCCAGTTCTCTGCACTCATCGAACTGGAACTTGATTTCTCCCAGGAAGATGTGGAGTTCGCCGACAGAACCAGGTTGTATGAGCTGATTACACACGCGCAATCCGTTACGGGTCAACTCATCCAGTCTTTCAGGCTGGGCAATGTGATCAAGAATGGTATCCAGGTGGCCATCATCGGGAAACCGAACGCCGGGAAATCAACATTACTGAATGCACTGCTGAACGAGAACCGTGCCATTGTAAGCGATATCGCCGGTACCACAAGAGATACGATTGAAGAAGTACTGAATATTGAAGGTGTGCTTTTCCGCCTCATTGACACCGCCGGTATCCGCGACCATACCGCCGATGCAATTGAAATGATCGGCGTGGAAAAGAGCCGGGAGAAAATGCGCTCCGCCGATCTGGTATTGTATTTATTCGATGTAAATGATACCGTGCAAGAAGTGGCTTCAGCAGTGAAAGAGATCGAAGCAACCGGAACACCTTATGTGCTGTTGGGCAATAAGGCCGATACGCTTCCGGAAGCAACGCTGAAAGAAAAATTTTCTTCCCTCAAGGTGCTTTTTCTATCTGCAAAACACGTGTTGAATATCGAATCCCTTAAAAAGCGGTTAGTCGACGCCGTTATTTCCGGTGATCTCGGTTCTGAAGATACGATTGTGACCAATGCCCGGCATTACCAGGCTTTGCAACAGGTGGCCGCGGCATTGAGCGATACGAAGAATGGGATGGATAACGGGTTGCCCGGGGATTTGCTGGCGCTGGATATACGCAGGTGTTTGCATTTTATAGGAGAGATTACCGGGGAGATTAATACGGAGGATAAGCTGGATTATATATTTAGTAAGTTTTGTATCGGAAAGTAA
- a CDS encoding energy transducer TonB: protein MEANKILSADILDIVFDGRNKNYGAYELRKKYNKRLTIALIITASLAALILLLTIISSLNKDEKVEEVKIDEVELTEVKEQPKEEPPPPPPPPPPQAEPPKVEMKQFTPPVVVKDEEVREDEKPPKVEELTDTKISTINQEGIKDEGIVAPPAGDGGKGVVVAPAKVEDDLDKVFQKVEIESKYPGGPSAWARYLNRNLRYPDRAVEDGIQGTVVIQFIVDREGNVSEVTALNDPGGGLAEEAIRIIKRSGKWEPAIQNGRQVKSYKKQPITFRLEEG from the coding sequence ATGGAAGCAAATAAGATACTAAGTGCCGATATTCTTGACATCGTTTTCGATGGCAGGAATAAAAACTACGGCGCTTACGAATTGCGGAAGAAGTATAATAAGCGGCTTACCATCGCCCTTATTATCACCGCTTCCCTGGCGGCCCTGATCCTCCTGCTTACGATCATTTCCTCCCTCAACAAAGATGAGAAGGTGGAAGAAGTGAAGATCGATGAAGTGGAACTGACCGAGGTGAAGGAGCAACCCAAGGAAGAACCGCCACCGCCGCCTCCGCCACCACCACCACAGGCTGAACCACCCAAAGTGGAAATGAAGCAGTTCACTCCGCCCGTGGTAGTAAAGGACGAAGAGGTGCGTGAAGACGAAAAACCTCCGAAAGTGGAAGAACTGACCGATACAAAGATCAGTACCATCAATCAGGAAGGTATTAAGGATGAAGGCATCGTTGCACCCCCTGCCGGCGACGGCGGTAAAGGTGTGGTGGTGGCCCCCGCCAAAGTGGAAGACGACCTCGACAAGGTTTTCCAGAAGGTGGAGATCGAATCCAAATACCCCGGTGGTCCCAGCGCATGGGCACGTTACCTGAACAGGAACCTCCGTTATCCCGACCGCGCCGTTGAAGACGGTATTCAGGGTACCGTGGTGATCCAGTTCATCGTGGACCGCGAAGGGAACGTGAGTGAAGTAACCGCCCTCAACGACCCAGGGGGTGGACTGGCCGAGGAAGCCATCCGCATCATCAAAAGGAGCGGTAAATGGGAACCTGCCATCCAGAATGGCCGCCAGGTAAAATCCTACAAAAAGCAACCGATCACTTTCCGTTTGGAAGAAGGATAG
- a CDS encoding biopolymer transporter ExbD, whose translation MADMDVSDKGGHKKGPGVKKSKKKNARVDLTAMVDLGFLLITFFIFTTTMAQPTAMDLLMPKDTPDKEKQQKIKASGALTLMLGKQDVIYYYEGEDPSTLMPTSYKDVRDIIIKKKKTTNPDDFMVVIKPTEDATYKNTVDILDEMTINVVERYALVDIRPDELNFVKLTEAANGIQ comes from the coding sequence ATGGCAGATATGGATGTGTCGGACAAGGGTGGCCATAAGAAAGGCCCCGGGGTCAAGAAGTCCAAAAAGAAGAATGCGAGAGTGGATCTTACCGCGATGGTGGATCTCGGATTCCTGCTGATCACGTTCTTTATCTTTACCACTACCATGGCGCAGCCTACCGCAATGGACCTGCTGATGCCAAAGGATACGCCGGATAAAGAAAAGCAACAGAAGATCAAGGCTTCCGGAGCGCTCACCCTCATGCTCGGCAAACAGGATGTAATTTATTACTACGAAGGAGAAGATCCTTCCACACTGATGCCCACCAGCTACAAGGATGTGCGTGATATCATCATCAAAAAGAAAAAGACCACGAATCCCGACGATTTCATGGTGGTGATCAAACCCACGGAAGACGCTACGTACAAGAATACCGTAGATATCCTGGATGAAATGACCATCAACGTCGTTGAGAGATACGCACTGGTTGATATCAGGCCCGATGAGCTCAATTTTGTGAAACTCACCGAAGCCGCGAATGGTATTCAGTAA
- a CDS encoding biopolymer transporter ExbD has protein sequence MPKIKAARKSTWVDMTAFVDVAFLILSFFMLATKFKPEEPVEITTPSSVSAKQLPEKDAMLISIDKDGRVFFAVDNPDMREQIITNLNNTRNLGLTPKHIASYKNAPSVGVPFSQLPQLLSLTPEQQIKAKQPGIPVDSTGGELAFWIRDAISVYAGRTLNFLIKADNSTKYPSFKGVVNALKINDQNKFLLITSGEDAPTGSDLERKRAQEAKKK, from the coding sequence ATGCCAAAGATCAAAGCAGCGAGAAAAAGCACCTGGGTGGATATGACGGCCTTCGTGGATGTGGCATTTCTGATCCTCTCGTTCTTCATGCTGGCTACCAAGTTCAAGCCTGAAGAACCAGTAGAGATCACCACACCAAGCTCCGTTTCCGCCAAGCAGCTTCCTGAAAAGGATGCGATGCTGATCTCGATCGATAAGGATGGTCGCGTGTTCTTCGCGGTGGATAACCCCGATATGCGCGAACAGATCATCACCAACCTGAACAATACACGTAACCTGGGCCTTACACCGAAGCACATCGCTTCGTATAAGAACGCCCCCAGCGTTGGTGTACCGTTCAGCCAGTTGCCGCAATTGTTGAGCCTTACGCCGGAACAACAGATCAAAGCGAAACAACCCGGTATTCCCGTGGACAGTACAGGTGGGGAACTGGCTTTCTGGATCAGGGACGCGATTTCCGTTTACGCGGGACGTACCCTGAACTTCCTGATCAAAGCCGATAACTCTACCAAGTACCCTTCTTTCAAAGGAGTGGTGAACGCACTGAAGATCAATGACCAGAACAAGTTTCTGCTCATTACTTCAGGAGAAGACGCGCCAACAGGTTCCGATCTTGAAAGAAAACGTGCCCAGGAAGCCAAGAAGAAATAA
- a CDS encoding MotA/TolQ/ExbB proton channel family protein, with protein MAETKPTATATVKSATSVQPKKSGNAISFLAPVICIIAGYLIWRFILGDPAYFKVPDAAGGFWPSHKGPLDALHRMYEGGIIVPLLIGLFLMVITFSIERGLTIGKATGKGSVSDFIRKVQYHLANKNVDAALAECDKQQGSVANVMKAGLKRYKEMISDTELATDQKVMAIQKEVEEATALELPMLEKNLVFLSTITSVATLIALLGTVMGMIKSFASLGDGGAGAASELAVGISEALYNTALGIGTSAVSMIMYNIFTTRIDGITYGIDESGFTLTQSFASLYK; from the coding sequence ATGGCTGAAACAAAACCGACTGCGACTGCAACAGTGAAAAGTGCAACGTCAGTTCAACCAAAGAAGTCCGGCAACGCGATCTCCTTTCTTGCGCCGGTAATTTGTATCATCGCTGGTTACCTGATCTGGCGTTTCATTCTGGGCGATCCGGCTTACTTTAAAGTGCCTGATGCCGCCGGTGGATTCTGGCCCTCTCACAAAGGCCCGTTAGACGCGTTGCACCGCATGTACGAAGGTGGTATCATCGTTCCCCTGCTGATTGGATTGTTCCTGATGGTAATCACCTTCTCTATCGAAAGAGGTCTTACAATCGGTAAAGCTACCGGTAAAGGATCTGTTTCTGATTTCATCCGCAAAGTACAGTACCACCTCGCCAACAAAAATGTTGACGCGGCACTGGCTGAGTGCGATAAACAACAAGGTTCCGTTGCCAACGTAATGAAGGCCGGCCTGAAGCGTTACAAAGAAATGATCTCTGACACTGAACTGGCTACCGACCAGAAAGTTATGGCGATTCAGAAAGAAGTGGAAGAAGCCACTGCCCTGGAACTGCCCATGCTGGAAAAGAACCTGGTGTTCCTCTCCACCATCACTTCCGTGGCTACCCTGATCGCCCTGCTCGGTACGGTAATGGGGATGATCAAATCCTTCGCCTCTCTCGGTGACGGTGGCGCAGGTGCAGCATCTGAACTGGCCGTAGGTATCTCCGAAGCCCTGTACAACACGGCCCTCGGTATCGGTACTTCCGCCGTTTCCATGATCATGTACAACATCTTTACTACCCGTATCGACGGTATCACTTACGGTATCGACGAGTCTGGCTTCACCCTGACACAGAGCTTTGCTTCCCTGTACAAATAA
- a CDS encoding zinc-dependent metalloprotease, with amino-acid sequence MTNTFGLKKWLYTGVLLASGTAVLAQQRPTGNRPLTGTAPTGGNPTPTAAAPKPGPKGYKDVITSKAQTTDGLFKVHKVEDRYFFEIADSIFGRDILVMTRVSRSGADLRSPQSMSGYAGDDVNSNVISFERGPNNKIFLINRSFSEVSKDSTQPMYQAVMRSNMQPIAASFDVKVDRSDSNNVVIDMTDYISGDNDILHFDSRSKQGWRIGGFQGDKSYITGIKSFPINTEIRAVKTYSRSGGSAQGGMMMGGAPSGGTTTLELNTSMVILPKVPMKPRYFDPRVGYFAVGYTDFDANPQGVKQLILTKRWRLEPKPEDVEKYKKGELVEPQKPIVFYIDPATPAKWVPYLIQGVNDWQKAFEKAGFKNAVMAKVAPKPTEDDQWSLDDARHSAIVYKPSSVPNASGPSTADPRSGEILESHVNWYHNVMQLLRNWYLVQAAAVDPRARMMKFDDELMGQLIRFVSSHEVGHTLGLRHNFGSSSTVPVEKLRDKKFVEENGHTPSIMDYARFNYVAQPEDKIGDAGMFPRIGDYDIWAIEWGYKWTDKSLDDETKMLSKLTAEKMKNKRLWFGTETNGDDPRSQNEDLGDNAMKASAYGIKNLQRILPNLPKWTFEENEGYVNLRSMYNEVVGQYGRYMGHVAKNIGGIMETPKMAEQGGVIYEYVPKATQKEAMDFLKKQLFATPTWLINQDIFAKTGDNALNIINARQDAVLTRLLSLFTMNKLIAAEAAIGTNAYTVTEMLADLKSGIWGELTTRQPIDAYRRMLQKTYIAKMKGMIAPPAPAANAGNPMMGGMAGGGNSAGERSDAVSVAKGSLKVLRAEVKAAIPVTTDRMSRYHLEDVVDRINEILDPK; translated from the coding sequence ATGACAAACACCTTCGGCCTTAAAAAATGGCTTTACACCGGCGTGCTGCTTGCCTCCGGAACAGCCGTTCTGGCACAACAACGCCCTACCGGCAACCGCCCCCTTACCGGCACCGCGCCTACCGGTGGGAACCCCACCCCTACCGCCGCGGCCCCCAAACCCGGCCCCAAAGGCTACAAAGACGTGATCACTTCAAAAGCACAAACCACCGACGGGCTTTTCAAAGTGCACAAAGTGGAAGACCGCTATTTTTTCGAAATCGCTGATTCCATTTTTGGAAGAGATATTCTCGTGATGACACGCGTTTCCCGCTCCGGCGCTGACCTGAGAAGCCCCCAAAGCATGTCGGGTTACGCGGGTGATGATGTGAACTCCAATGTGATCTCCTTCGAAAGAGGTCCCAACAACAAAATTTTCCTCATCAACCGTTCTTTCTCCGAAGTATCCAAAGATTCCACCCAGCCCATGTACCAGGCGGTGATGCGCTCCAATATGCAGCCCATCGCAGCTTCTTTCGACGTAAAAGTGGACAGGTCCGATTCCAACAATGTGGTGATCGATATGACCGACTACATCAGCGGCGACAACGACATCCTCCATTTCGACAGCAGGTCGAAACAAGGCTGGAGAATAGGTGGTTTCCAGGGTGATAAATCTTATATCACCGGCATCAAATCGTTCCCGATCAATACTGAGATCAGAGCCGTTAAGACTTACAGCCGTTCCGGCGGAAGCGCTCAGGGCGGTATGATGATGGGCGGCGCTCCTTCAGGTGGTACCACCACCCTGGAACTGAACACTTCCATGGTGATCCTTCCAAAAGTCCCCATGAAGCCCCGCTACTTCGATCCCCGCGTTGGTTACTTCGCGGTTGGCTACACCGATTTCGACGCGAACCCACAGGGTGTGAAGCAACTCATTCTCACCAAACGCTGGAGGCTTGAACCGAAGCCCGAAGATGTGGAGAAATACAAAAAAGGCGAACTGGTTGAACCCCAGAAACCCATCGTATTCTACATAGATCCCGCAACGCCCGCGAAATGGGTGCCTTACCTGATTCAGGGTGTGAACGACTGGCAGAAAGCTTTTGAAAAAGCCGGCTTTAAAAATGCCGTAATGGCAAAAGTGGCGCCCAAACCTACTGAAGACGACCAGTGGAGCCTGGACGACGCACGCCACTCCGCTATCGTGTACAAGCCTTCTTCCGTTCCCAACGCCAGCGGTCCAAGCACCGCGGATCCCCGTTCCGGAGAAATCCTGGAGAGCCACGTAAACTGGTACCACAACGTAATGCAACTGCTGCGCAACTGGTACCTGGTGCAGGCCGCAGCCGTTGACCCACGCGCCCGCATGATGAAATTCGATGATGAACTGATGGGACAACTCATCCGTTTCGTATCCTCTCACGAGGTGGGACATACGCTGGGACTTCGCCACAACTTCGGTTCCAGCTCTACTGTTCCTGTTGAAAAACTCCGCGACAAAAAATTCGTGGAAGAGAACGGCCACACGCCTTCCATCATGGACTACGCCCGCTTCAACTACGTGGCGCAGCCTGAAGATAAAATCGGCGACGCGGGCATGTTCCCACGCATCGGCGACTACGACATCTGGGCCATCGAATGGGGCTACAAATGGACCGATAAATCCCTGGATGACGAGACCAAAATGCTGAGCAAACTGACCGCCGAAAAAATGAAGAACAAGCGGCTCTGGTTCGGTACTGAAACCAATGGCGATGACCCCCGCTCACAGAATGAGGACCTGGGCGACAACGCGATGAAAGCCAGCGCCTACGGCATCAAGAACCTGCAACGCATTCTGCCTAACCTCCCCAAATGGACCTTTGAAGAGAACGAAGGTTATGTGAACCTGAGAAGCATGTACAATGAGGTGGTAGGCCAATATGGCCGTTACATGGGCCACGTTGCCAAAAACATCGGCGGCATCATGGAAACACCTAAGATGGCTGAACAAGGAGGCGTGATCTATGAATACGTTCCCAAGGCAACACAGAAAGAAGCCATGGACTTCCTGAAAAAGCAACTGTTCGCCACGCCTACGTGGCTGATTAACCAGGACATCTTCGCCAAAACCGGCGACAATGCCCTGAACATCATCAACGCACGCCAGGACGCGGTATTGACCCGTTTGCTCAGTCTCTTCACCATGAACAAGTTGATTGCCGCGGAAGCAGCCATCGGCACAAATGCTTATACCGTTACCGAAATGCTGGCCGACCTGAAATCGGGCATCTGGGGCGAACTGACTACCCGTCAACCCATCGATGCTTACCGCAGGATGCTGCAGAAAACTTATATTGCTAAGATGAAGGGCATGATCGCTCCTCCCGCACCTGCGGCCAACGCCGGTAACCCGATGATGGGTGGCATGGCCGGCGGCGGTAACTCCGCTGGAGAAAGAAGCGATGCGGTTTCAGTAGCGAAAGGCTCGCTGAAAGTGCTGCGCGCCGAAGTGAAAGCCGCTATCCCCGTCACCACCGACAGGATGAGCCGCTACCACCTCGAAGATGTAGTAGACAGGATCAACGAAATACTCGATCCTAAATAA
- a CDS encoding LTA synthase family protein, protein MKLSPKPAVATRKPLAGRYTLLIALLILYVSLSTVTRVILFIWSEKNVSGGILPVFRAFITGFGFDLATGLSLLLPYGIYLLVFPKKWIGLLADKIFTYCCITIILLLIFFSLMAEFPFWNEFGVRFNFIAVDYLIYTYEVVSNINQSYPIPLIVAALAGLVFVSFRILGSRGMLYAAFSSKTGLIKRGCFFLPIALATLLLLGFLNNKQAESGSNLVVNELGKNGVFSFFAALRSNELDYTTFYPRIADTTAYDTLKKNLLQNNQYYLRGRRNDIIRNTIATNEQHPNIVLIAIESFSADFVTAFGNEEHLTPNFDSLAKESIFFTNLYATGTRTVRGMEALTLCVPPTPGNSIVRRPGNEHLFSSATILHQKGYQPYFIYGGDGYFDNMNNFFGGQGFDIVDRDRGNPLSDNITTHRYTIPDEEVHFENAWGICDEDLYSQAMTYADKSSNAQIPFFEFVMTTSNHKPFTFPEGKINLPKGSRNAAVKYTDFALGKFIRDARTKPWFRNTVFLVVADHCASSAGRWEININQHHIPAIIFNLPQAPQKIDRLVSQIDLMPTLFGYLNWNYRSAFYGKDINATMPGDERAFIGNYRTLGLLKNNLFTQIDDHKRIKQFQVNDKGQSLSDKNGINNTLVTETISYYQTASERFKTGKMRE, encoded by the coding sequence ATGAAGCTCTCCCCAAAACCAGCCGTCGCAACCCGCAAACCACTAGCGGGACGGTACACCTTGTTGATTGCCCTATTAATCCTATACGTGAGTCTTTCAACGGTAACCAGGGTTATCCTCTTTATCTGGTCCGAAAAAAACGTATCCGGTGGTATTCTCCCTGTGTTCAGGGCATTCATTACAGGATTTGGATTCGACCTGGCCACTGGCCTCTCCCTGTTGCTGCCATATGGTATTTATTTGTTGGTTTTCCCCAAAAAATGGATCGGATTACTGGCCGATAAAATTTTTACTTACTGCTGCATTACAATCATACTGCTGCTCATCTTTTTCAGCCTGATGGCAGAATTCCCTTTCTGGAATGAGTTCGGTGTACGTTTCAATTTTATTGCGGTAGACTACCTGATCTACACTTATGAAGTTGTTTCCAACATCAATCAATCCTATCCCATACCGCTTATAGTAGCCGCTCTGGCTGGTCTTGTATTCGTTTCTTTCAGGATATTAGGCTCCAGGGGGATGCTGTACGCTGCATTCTCCTCCAAAACCGGGCTAATAAAAAGAGGCTGCTTTTTTCTGCCAATAGCGCTGGCAACATTACTATTGCTGGGCTTCCTGAATAATAAACAAGCGGAATCCGGCAGCAACCTGGTAGTGAATGAGCTGGGAAAGAATGGTGTTTTCTCTTTCTTTGCGGCCCTGCGTTCGAACGAACTCGACTATACCACTTTTTATCCCCGGATAGCCGACACAACAGCCTATGATACACTTAAAAAGAACCTCCTGCAAAACAACCAATATTACCTGCGGGGCAGACGGAACGATATCATACGAAATACCATAGCCACAAATGAACAGCACCCCAACATCGTACTGATTGCAATTGAAAGTTTCAGTGCCGATTTCGTCACAGCCTTTGGCAACGAGGAACATCTTACGCCCAATTTCGACAGTCTCGCAAAAGAAAGCATCTTCTTCACCAACCTCTACGCCACTGGCACCAGGACAGTAAGAGGAATGGAAGCCCTTACCCTTTGCGTACCGCCAACACCTGGCAACAGTATCGTGAGAAGACCGGGGAATGAACACCTGTTTTCCTCCGCAACTATACTGCATCAGAAAGGTTATCAGCCTTACTTCATTTATGGCGGGGACGGCTATTTTGACAACATGAATAATTTTTTCGGCGGCCAGGGCTTTGATATAGTAGACAGGGACCGTGGCAACCCTTTGTCTGATAACATTACCACGCACCGGTATACTATTCCCGACGAAGAAGTACATTTCGAAAATGCCTGGGGAATATGCGATGAAGACCTGTACAGTCAGGCGATGACCTATGCAGACAAAAGCAGCAATGCCCAAATTCCCTTCTTTGAATTCGTAATGACCACGTCCAACCATAAGCCATTCACTTTTCCGGAAGGAAAGATCAATCTGCCAAAAGGCAGTAGGAACGCAGCCGTAAAATATACCGATTTTGCCCTGGGGAAATTTATAAGGGATGCCCGTACTAAACCATGGTTCCGCAATACCGTATTCCTGGTGGTGGCCGATCACTGCGCCAGCAGCGCAGGCAGGTGGGAGATCAACATCAACCAGCACCATATCCCCGCTATCATTTTCAATCTTCCACAAGCCCCGCAAAAGATAGACAGGCTGGTATCACAAATAGACCTGATGCCCACATTATTTGGTTACCTGAACTGGAACTACAGATCGGCTTTCTATGGAAAAGATATTAATGCAACCATGCCGGGAGATGAAAGGGCTTTCATCGGCAACTACAGAACACTTGGCCTGCTCAAAAACAATCTGTTTACCCAGATCGACGACCACAAAAGAATTAAGCAATTTCAGGTGAACGACAAAGGGCAGTCGTTGTCTGATAAAAACGGCATAAACAATACCCTAGTAACCGAGACCATTTCTTACTATCAAACAGCGAGTGAACGGTTTAAGACAGGAAAAATGAGGGAGTAA